The sequence CCACCCGACCTTGAACGCCTGAGCCCTGATGCGGTGACCGCCATCGCCCGGGCGCACACCGCCCCCGCCCCCTGCCCCACCTGCCGGCCCTACGCCAGCCCGGGCTGGGAGTCCTTCCCCGCCTCGCAAGACGGCGCCGCGCTGCAGCCGCTGGGTGCGCTCTGGCTGCCGGGCGACGACGAGCCCACACTGGAAGAACACCGCCCGGTCGGCGTGGATGCGTGGTCGCCCGATGCGCCGATTTCGCTCGCCCACCATCCCTGCAACCGCTGCGAGGTGTGGGCCTGCAAAGCCTGCGGCTTCCCGTTTCTGCGCTACACCGAGTACGGCGGTTATTACATCGACCAACGCATCCGCGAGCTGCGGGCCGGGCTGATCGTGCAGGTCTGAATCACTAGGGTTATCGATCTCTCGACGCTTGGGTGTGCATGCTTACCATCGGGTCACAACAACCCGACGGAGACAAGACATGTTGAAAAAACTCGTGGTGGGCGCCCTCGTGTCCACGGTGGTGGCGACCTCGGCCTCGGTGGCGTTCGCGCAGGAGTGGCCGGCGGCCAAACCGGTGCGCGTGATCGCTGTGTTTCCGCCGGGCGGCTCGGTGGATCAGGTCTCGCGCATCCTGGCCGAGGCGCTGCGCGTGCAGCTCAACCAGTCGGTGATCGTGGAGAACATCGGCGGCGCCTCGGGCGTGATCGGCACGGCGGCGATTGCCAAGGCCGCGCCCGACGGCTACACCTTCGGCGTGGTCTTCGACACCCATGCAGTGAACCCGGCGCTCAAGCCCAACATGGCCTTCGACACCCTGAAGGATCTGGAGCACATCACCCTGATCGGCACCGCGCCCATGGTGCTGGCGGCCACCAAGGGTTCGCCCATCACCAGCTTTGCCCAGCTGGTGAGCGAAGCCAAGGCGAAGAAGACCACCAGCTACGGCACCATCGGCACCGGCAGCCTGGGCCACCTGGCCATCGCGCAGATGGCCAAGAACGCCGGCTTCGACTGGACCCATGTGCCCTACAAGGGCGGCGGCCCGCTGATGAACGACGCCATTGCCGGCCACGTGCCACTGGCCGTGGGTTCGCTGTTCCTGATCAAGCCGCACGCCGACTCGGGCAACGTGACGCCACTGGCGGTGAGCACGAGCAAACGCTCCAAGGACATGCCCAACGTGCCCACCATCGCCGAGAGCGGCTTCCCCGGTTTTGACGCGCCCGCCTGGTGGGGCGTGATCGGCCCGGCCAAGATGCCGCCCGCCATCACCAGCCGCATCCACGCCGCCGTGGCCGCCGCGCTGAAGAACCCCGACGTGGCCAAAAAGCTCGAAGCCCAGGGCATCGATCTGGTGGGCGGCGGCCCCGAGGTGTTCAAGCCCTTTGTGGAAAAGCAGATGACCACCTGGTCGGCCTTCATCAAGGCCAACAACATCACCGAGTGAGTTGGAGAACGGTGGGTAATGGGATGGACTGTAGGGCTTGGTTCAAGCCGTACCACGCCTGGTGGCACCTGAGGGGATGGGGTGGCCGCCCCCACAAACTTGGGCGCCCCTTTCGACCCAGTGCAGTTGGTCGTACTGGATCGATAGAGGTCAGCTATGCAGCGGAAGCTGTCCTTCGCCATCTCTCCAAACATGTCCGCAGTTAGCCGAGAGCGGCACCTGGGAAATGGTTGGAGCGGCAGTTCAAATTTTGGGCTAACACCGAGTGCGGAAGCGTATTGGGGTTGAGCTAGGCACTCGGCCGTATGCCGCCGATCGGATTCGACTTACGGATGAAGTCGACTAGTCTTGATAGCTGCTCACGCAGGTCTAGAAGCTGCAAATCCGGTTCAGTCTCGACCGTTATCCACTTCGCCACTTCAACTTTTGAGGCCTGATCATCCGATCCGGAGGCCCGTCGAATCTTCAAAAGATTTTCATAGCGATCGCCGCCACCTAGTCGCGTCGCAGAAGGAATCGTCTCAGAGACCGCGGAGGCAACAGCATCAATCGGCAAATAATTCTCGACCTCTCGCCCACTTGTTATCCATGCGAAGCCGGGGCCTTGATCAAATTCGTCGCGCAGTCGCTTCTTCGTTTCGTTAATTCGCGCGTGTGATGATGCTTTGTCACTATCAATCAGAATTACGCCACGGCGATTCAATCGCCTTAGCTGAATAAACTCGGTCACTCCCTCCGACGTCTCGGCGTTTGAAATGTGGGCCGCAAGTTTGCCCCCGTAGAACATGACGCTGAAATGAATACCTTCGATGAGAGCGGAATCGATGGTGCGAAGCCACCAGTTCACGTATAGGCGATCGGACGGACCTTCTACCCATATGATGCAATTGGCCAAGAGAAGATCGGATGGGTGATACCCAAGGTCCTCGCAAACAGCAGCCCGTGTGGCATCGGTGGTAACCCTCTCAACCCTTGAACTACCGTCCGTTAGTGTCACGTGATAGACCTCAGCGTCAGGTGTATCCATGATCGCAGCGGAGTGTGTGGTAATGAAGTATTGATTGTCAGTGCGCGTAGCGAGATGCCGAATGAACTTTTTCTGGAGTATTGGGTTTAGGTGGAGTTCAGGCTCTTCAATACAAACTATTTGGTTGCTAAGCGTGGTCGCTGCAGCCGCAAGGATGATGACTTCGTGCAGGCCAGAGCCAAGGCAGGAAATCGGCAGTACTTTGTTGTCCATATGAACAAGTATTGTGTCCCGTTCGTACGGGATCTCGATTCGTGCATCTGGTCTATCTGTAACCTCGCGTAGGAACGAGTTGATGGCTTCAAACCTGAGTTTCTGATCTTGGTTCTCAGCCGACGGATTCTGAAGTTGCGCGAGTCTGTTAATGATCCCTGTTCCGTCATACCCATTCGGCTCCACTCCTGAGTCGCCAATGCGACGAATGGCGGGGATCAGCTCGACAGTCCGGTGCGGAATCTTCAGCGGAAACCGCTCCACAATCTGCGGCTCCCAGTGAGCTTTTCTGTCCCCATTGCCACTATTTGTTAGGTGCGACCATAGTTTCTGTACCCTGGGCCCTTCCATATCAGTCATCGCCGACACCCAGGTGTCATGCACTGGCTTGCCGTCCGGGAGGGTCGTGAATGACCATGCGAGCGTAGTTCCGTCATGCTTAGCTTTGCGAGCGAGCAGTTCGGCCATCAGGCTTTCAATCGCCTGCCCGCGATGGTCATTAGGAAGTCCGCCGCGTCGCTGTGATTCGGGCGGAAGTTTGAATCCTGTCGAATCGTTGTCTATGAAGGCCTCTCCAATGCCGACCTGCAATGGAGGATGGTCTGGAAGGTGCGCCGCGACTGGTTCAAGCTTCAGTACGCCGCGCTCGCCGATCTGCGGAAGCACCTCTTTGATGACCCGAAGAACGTTGGACTTGCCTGAGTTGTTCCGTCCGATCAGGATATTGATCTTCGTAAACCGATCAAAGTACTGATGCTGTTTACCGAAGCTGCGATAGCCAGCAAGAGCGAGGTTTGGAAGTAGTTCGGTCATGAGCAAATTGTGCGTTTAAAGCCCATCAAATCTCTGAACCATTCAGAAGTTGAGGTAAGGAAACAGTCCGACACGGTACTCGAAGGCGGGACGCGGCAGAAATTCCGCTGCCGATTGCGTTGACGTACACCCAAGCCTTTCGAGCTTTGTCTTCCGCGATAGCCAGCCATCTAGAACGCTGACCGGAAGGACCCCTTCCAGACCTATGACTGACAGCCTCGGTCAGAGTACGAATGTCTCAGTTCAGTCTTGAGCTGCTGTCCAGTCCGAATCGCCGTCTATTCAGCGACTACCGACCATCTCAGTGGCGCGCCGAGCTCACCATCTAAGGCGCAGATCAAATGCTGCGATACGGGGTAGCTCCATCATGAAGCGCTGGTGTGCGGCGCCCTGCTGACGAAAATCTCACCGAGGGCGCTGCTCGACTCAGGCATCCCTCAAGAAATGTGCGTCCAGGACCGGATTGCGGATCTGGGTGGCAAGTTGCCTGGCGCCTTCGATTGCTCCGGGCTCGCCCAGCCTGCCGCGGTACCAGTGAGAGCGCGCCACCAGCTCGCGCATGCCTGAGCGGGCGGACATGACTGTGAGCTGGCTCACCCAAGCCGGTCCCCGTTCATCGTCATGGGCGAGCGCCAGGGCGCACAGCCCGTCGAGCACGTAACCACTGCCCCAGACATAAGCATCGGGCAGCCGCATGCAGCGCTGCAGCGTATCCAGCAGGATGGCGATGCCACCCTGAACATCGCCGCGCGCAGCGGCGACCAGGCCCATGCCACGCCCTGCAATGCCTTCCCAGCAGGGGTCGGCCAACTGACACCCCAACGCAAACGCGTTTTCGAATCGATACGCGGCCTCGTCGATGCGCCCCAAACGCAGATCGGCTTCGGCGCGAAACGACTGTGGCCAGGGCAGAAAGGCCGTCCACATCTTGCGTGACTGGTCGATGCAGCGGTCCAGCACGGTCACGGCCTCGTCGTATCGTCCCGTCAGCACCAAGATGCGGGCGACCATGGAATCGGCGTAAATTCCCAGCTTGCCATCGGCAGCGTCCAGGGCCAAAGACTGTGCCTGCAGGAGTTGCTCCATTGCGGGCACGTAGTGCGCCGTGTCGCTCAGGATGGAGCCTTTCAGCGTGGCCAGGCGGGCTTGTTCTGCAGCTTCACCTGGGACCAACGGATCCGTCCGGGCCACCCAGTTGAGTGCCCGGTCGTAGCGACCGAGCAGAAACTCCACATAGCCCAGCTCGCGACAGGCCGCTGCAACCTGCAATGGCGCCACGACTTCACCGATAGCCAGCGCTTCGTGAAGGGCGGTCGCTCCTTCGGCATCGCGGCCCCTGGCGGCGTGAACCAACGCGCTGCCAAGCGCCACACGGGTCCTCGCCCGCAGGACAGGATCACCCGTCGTGTTGGCGTCGTCGATCGACCTGCGCAGACACTGCAATCCCGCATCCAGTGCGCCAGCGCTGATCGCGGCCTCGCCGGCTTCCAGCAGGGCCAGAGCGCCCGCTCGCCCCGTGGCCGGCCCGGCAACCACCGTCGAGGTGTTGGTGCGCAGGGCATCGCTCAACGCCGGTCCGGGGGACACGCCCAGCTCTCGCTGGAAAAGCTCGCGGCATGCGGCAACCTGACGTGCAGCACCGATGCCGTCGCCTGCATTCGCCAGGCAGCGAACCAACAGCACCTGTGAGTTCTCTTCAAGCGGATCAAGCGCCACAAGTCGGCTGGCCAGATTCAGCGCCTGCGCAACCGAGCCATCCGCCAGGCGGGCGAGGGTGGCCTCGTGCAACACGGCCTGGGCAGTGGCATGCATGCGTCGGCGCTCGGCTTGCAGCCAGACTTCGAAAGAGGGACTGGTGGCGAAGCCCATGCCTTCAAGCAACTCGCGACCCAGGCCGGGCAACTGAACGCCTTCGGCGGCGCTGCCGCGCCGAAGCACATCGCTGTCGATGATCAGATCGGTATCCCGGCGCAGGACGATGGACTCGCCGCGGAGGCTGTCGGGGCCCAAAGCGCGGCGAAGCTCGGTGAGATTCCACCGAAGAGCCGCGAGCGGATCTTCGGCGTCCTCGAACAACAAACGCGCCAGATGGTGCCGACTTGCTGGACCCTCATGGGTCACCAGGTAGGCCAGCAGTCCCCACGACTTGTGCCCGCGCAACACCACGGGCGTGCCGTCGCGCCCCATGAATTGCGGCACGCCCAGGAGCTGGATGAACATGGCCATCGTGCGAGTTTGACATCACTCGGCCCTTGGCCGAAGAACTCACGCCTCGGCCGTGATCGGATCGATCGTGGTGACGACGCGGGCCACGCTGTCTGCGGGGAATCCCCCGCGGCGCGCGTGTTCTCGAACCAGCGCTTCGCTGGTGGCGTTGTAGATGCAATAGATCTTGTCGCCGGTCACGTAGCTGTGCACCCATTGCACATCGGGGCCCATCTCGCTGAGCACACCGCAAGACTTCTGAGATATCGCCTGCAGATCAGCGGGGCTGATGGCGCCGACATTCGGGATGGCGCGTTCGATGACAAACTTCGGCATGGTTGTGACTCCTGGAGGGTTGAAGGAGCCTGCAGCTTGACTGTCCATCGTTTGAGCGGGCGTTTGAGCATCTGGCCGCCATCATTGCGAAAGCGGCACGCACCGGCGTAGACGCCTCGTAGCCACGGTCTGGTGACCGAGGTTCAGCAGCCAGTCGTAGTTTCGATCCCTGAGGGTCTGGTTTGTACTGCATGTGATCACGCTTTCTGGCTCACGTGAAAGACAGCTCGCAGTCTAAAGCGGCGGCAGCCCGTGGGATGCGGCCGGCAAGCACCGCAGCCCTCCTACCCTCCTACCCTCCGTGCTGCGGCTGCAGCAGCGGCACGCGGTTGATGGCCATGGCGGCCGCTGCCGTGCGGGTCTCCACACCGAGCTTGGCGTAGATGCGTTCCAGGTGTTTTTTCACCGTGGCGGGGCTGGCGCCGATGATGTCGCCGATGTCGCGGTTGATCTTGCCCTTGACCACCCAGTACAGGACCTCGGCCTCGCGCGCGGTGAGGCCGAAGGCGCCGGCCACGCTGGAAAGCACGCTGGCGTCCGACGTTTCCTGCATCACGATGAGCCAGTCGCCACCGGCGTCCGCATCACCGTCTTCATCGCCCACGCGCTGGTGCAGCCGGAAGGTGAGCCGGCGCGGGCCGTTTTCCAGCGTGAGACGGGGTGGTTCGCGCTGCTCGCTCGCTTCACCCAGATGGCGGCGCAGCCACTGCAGCACCGCCGGCGGTGTGGTGGGTGATTCGGTCCCGCAGTAGTTGCGCAGCAGGTCGCGCGCCAGCGGCGTCTGCCACATCAGGCGGCCGTCGCTCTCGCGCACGGTGATGGTGGCGTAGCCAAACGCGTCGAGTGCGTTGCGCGCCTGGCTGCGCTCCACCGCGCCCTGGCGCACATGGCGCGCGGTGCGCAGGTGCACACCCATGCGCGCCATCACCTCGCGCGGCTTGATGGGTTTGGTCACGTAATCGGCACCACCGGCGTCGAGTGCGGCCACCAGGTGTTCGGTCTCGGTCAGGCCGGTCATGAAGATGATGGGGATGTGCGCCGTGGCCGGCTGCGCCTTGAGGCGGCGCGCCACTTCAAAGCCATCGATGCCGGGCATCACCGCGTCCAGCAGCACCACGTCGGGCAGGGCCTGCGTGGCGCGGCGGATGGCGCTCTCGCCGTCGAGCGCCACCAGCACGGTGTAGCCCGCGTCGTCCAGCGCGTCGTGCAACGGCGCCACGTTATCGGGCACATCGTCGACGATCAGCACGATGAGCTGGTCGGTCTGTTGCAGGGTGAACTCAGACATGGCGCTGCAGCAGTTGCTGCTCGATCGCGTCAAAACGGAACTCGCGCGCGAGCGTGCGCAGCTGCTGCGCAAAGCCCGCCTGCTCGGGGTGGTCCTGCACCCACTCGTCGAGCCACTGCACGATGCCCTTGTAGTAACCCAGGCGCACGAGTTCCAGCAAGGGCTCGAACTCGCGGCCGCTGGTGATGTCCAGCCCCGGGGCTTGGGTCGGTGCCGGCGCCTGTGATGCGCCTTCCGACGCCGCCACCTCGATCCACACCAGTTGCAGGCGCTGGCCCAGCCAGTCGAGCAGGTCGTCGCGGCGCACCGGCTTCACAAAGAAGTCCTGGGGCCGGTGATCCAGGTCGTTGTCCAGGCCCTTGTCGAACGCGTTGGCCGACACGATGGCCAGCGGCACCGCGCCCCAGCCCCCGGCGCGCAGCCGGCGCATGGTCTCCCAGCCGTCGATGCCGGGCATGGCCAGGTCCATGAACACGGCGTCGGGCGCACCGGCGTCGCCCGGGTGCAGGCGTTCCAGCAAGGTCAGCGCGTCCAGGCCGCTGGTGGCCAGCATCACGTCAAACCCCAGCGGCGCCAGCCAGCGCTGGATCAGTTCGCGGTCGGCCTCTTCGTTGTCGACCACCAGCACGCGTCGGCGCGCACCCTCGTAGCCGATGTGCACGGGCAGGGCCAGCGGGCGCGGCAGCACCGCACCGTGAACCTCGGGCAGAAACAGGCGCACGGTGAACACGGAACCTTCGCCTGGTGCGCTGCGCACCGTCATCTCGCCGCCCATGAGGTCGGTGAGCATCTTGGCAATGGTGAGGCCCAGGCCGGTGCCGGTGGACGGCCCAGGCGCGGCGGCCTCGTTCTGCCCGCGTGCGAACGGCTCGAACACCCGCTCCAGGTCTTGCGCGCGCATGCCGGGGCCGGTGTCGTGCACCTCGAACTGCGCCATCTCGCGCGCATGCGTCACGCGCAGCCGCACCTGGCCGACCCGCGTGAACTTCACCGCGTTGCCCAGCAGGTTGATGAGGATCTGGCGCAGGCGTTTTTCGTCGGCGCGCACCGTGTCGGGCAGGCGGCTGCCGGTCTCGAACACGAAGCGCAGGCCCTTGGCGCTGGCCTGCAGCTCAAACATGCCGGCGACCTCCCGCATGGCGCCGGCAAAGGCCATGGGTCGCACGTCGAGCGCGAGCTTGCCGGACTCGATGCGCGCGATATCCAACGTGCCCTCGATCAACGAGAGCAGGTGTTCGCCACCCCGGTTGATCACACGGATGGCCTGCGCGCGGTGCGGCGCCATGCCGGTGTCTTCCTGCAAGAGCTGCGCATAACCCAGGATGCTGTTGAGCGGTGTGCGCAGCTCGTGGCTGATGGTGCTGATGTAGCGCGTCTTGGCCTGGTTGGCGTGTTCGGCCGCCAGGCGCGCCTGCTGCAGGGCTTCGTCGGTGAGGCGGTGCGATTCGATCTCCTGCATCAGCAGGCGCGTCTGCCGGTTCGACTCTTCCTGCGCCACCTCGCGGCTCTTGTGCGCCAGCACCAGCCACCACGCCACCGTGGCCGTGATCAGCAGCAACACGGCGTACACCCGCACGAAGCCCGAGCGCAAGGCCGCGTCGAGCAAGCCGGCGTTGGCCGAGAGACCGATGCGCTGCGCCAGCCCCTGCACCTCCTGGCGGTACAACAAGCCGAGCACCGCCGCGAGCACCGGCGCCATCACGAACATCAGCAGCAGGTAGTGCGCGAGGCCCGCTTCCAGGTAAGGCCAGATCGAACGCGGCAACACGCGCCGCAGCGCGCCCATCCACTGCTCGGAGAGCTTGGCGTGCGGTTTGCAGAGATCGCCACAGCGCGCATCAAGCGTGCAGCAGAGCGAACAGATGGCGCCCTGGTAGGCCGGGCAGTGGGCCATGTCCGGCCCCTCGTATTCACGCTCGCAGATCACGCATCGCTGCACGGCGTGAAATGCCTTGGCTCCCTCTCCCTCTGGGAGAGGGCGGGGGTGAGGGCCCGCGCCCAAACCCACATCGAATTCGCGAGGCATTTCTGAATGTCTGGCAATGTAATACCGCCCCTGTGTGCCCCACGCAATCAAGGGCGCCGTCACAAAAGCCGTCACCATGGCAATCACCGCCGAAAACGCCTCGGCCGTGGGCCCCATCAAACCCATGTGCGCCACGATGGACAAGGCTGAGGCCAGCCCCATCGCGCCCACGCCCACCGGGTTGATGTCGTACAGATACGCCCGCTTGAACTCGATGCCCTTGGGGCTCCAGCCCAGCGGCTTGTTGATCACCAGGTCCGCCACCACCGCCATGATCCAGGCGATCGCGATGTTGGAGTACACGCCCAGCACCTGGCCCAGCGCCTGGAACACGTTCATCTCCATCAGCATGAAAGCGATGAAGGTGTTGAACACCACCCACACCACACGGCCGGGGTGGCTGTGGGTGATGCGCGAGAAAAAATTGCTCCAGGCCAGCGAGCCGGCGTAGGCGTTGGTCACGTTGATCTTGAGTTGCGACACCACCACGAAAAGTGCTGTGGCCGCCACCGCCCAGCCGTAGTCGGCGAACACGTATTCGTAGGCCGCCAGATACATCTGGTTCGGGTCCACCGCGCGGTCGGGCGGCACCATGTGGCTGATGGCGAGGTACGCCAGCAGCGCGCCGCCTAGCATCTTCACCACGCCCAGCAGCACCCAGCCCGGCCCGCCCGCCAGCACACCGGCCCACCAGCGCAGGCCCTTGCCCTTCTCTTTGGCGGGCATGAAGCGCAGGTAGTCGGCCTGCTCGCCCATCTGCGTGATGAGCGCGATGCCCACGGTCAGCGCCGCACCAAAGAGGTGTCAATCAAACAGCGCACCCGCACCGGATTCGCCCCCATATCGCACCACGTTGGTGAATGTTTCGGGCGCCATGACCGCCACCGCCCCAAAAGGCACCACCATCATCACCAGCCACAGCGGCTGGGTCCAGACCTGGAAGCGGCTGATCACCGACACGCCGTGCGTGACCAGCGGAATGACCACCACCGCGCAGATCAGGTAACCCCAGGCGGGCGGAATGTCGAGCGCGAGCTCCAGCGCGTAGGCCATCACAGCCGCTTCGAGCGCGAAGAAGATGAAGGTGAAGGTGGCGTAGATCAGCGAGGTGATGGTGGAGCCGATGTAGCCAAAGCCCGCTCCGCGCGTGAGCAGGTCCATGTCCACCCCGTAGCGCGCGGCGTACACACTGATGGGCAGGCCCGCGAAAAAGATGATCAGGCCGGTGCACAGGATGGCCAGCGCCGCGTTCACAAAACCGTACTGCACCAGCAGCGTGGCGCCCACGGCCTCCAGGATCAGGAAGGACGCGGCGCCAAAGGCGGTGTTGGCCACGCGCCATTCGTTCCATTTGCGAAAGCGCTGCGGCGTGTAGCGCAGCGCGTAGTCCTCCATGGTCTCGCTGCCGACCCAGCTGTTGTAGTCGCGGCGCACGCGGGTGATGCGCTGGGGTGCGTCCGGCCCGGGCTCCTGCCCTGCGGTGGACGCGGCAGCGGTTCGGATGGGAACAATGGGTATGGTTGTCACACGGCATTTCTGCAGCTTTCGTGCCACGCCACCACCCGGGCCCGCTCGGGGCACGGGAATTGCTGACCAGACCACCCAAGCACCACCGGGAACGCACGCACCACCATGGAACTCACGCCCAGAGAAAAAGACAAGCTGCTGATCTTCACCGCCGCCCTGCTCGCCGAGCGGCGCCAGGCGCGCGGCTTGAAGCTCAACTACCCCGAGGCCGTGGCGCTGATCAGCGCGGCCGTGATGGAGGGCGCGCGCGACGGCAAGACCGTGGCCCAGCTCATGAGCGAGGGGCGCAACGTGTTGACCCGCGCCGATGTGATGGAGGGCATCGCCGAGATGATCCCGGACATCCAGGTGGAAGCCAGCTTCCCCGACGGCACCAAGCTCGTCACCGTGCACCAACCCATTCCCTGACTCCTTCACCGAAAGTCCCCATGCGCCTCGCCACCGCCCTCCTCACCGCAGCAGCCTTCTGCGCGCCCGCCCTGGCCCACGAAGGCCATGGCCTGTTCGGCTCCCACTGGCACGCCACCGACACACTCGGCTTCGTGGGGGTGGTGGCCGCCATTGCCGTTGCGCTGTGGTGGTCCAGCGGCAAGCGCTGAAGGAACGGACCATGATTCCCGGCGAACTCTTCACCGACGAGGGCGAGCACGCCCTCAACCCCGGCCGGCGCACGCTCACCCTGGTGGTGAAGAACGGCGCCGACCGACCGATCCAGGTCGGCTCGCACTACCACTTTGCCGAAGTCAATGGCGCGCTCGACTTCGACCGCACCGCGGCCCGCGGCATGCGGCTGAACATCGCAAGCGGCACGGCGGTGCGTTTCGAGCCGGGCCAGCAACGCACGGTGGAGCTGGTGGACTACGCGGGTGACCGCGTCGTGTATGGCTTTCGTGGCCTGACCCAAGGGAGTCTCTGAGCATGGCCACGATTTCAAGAAGCGCCTACGCCAACATGTTCGGCCCCACCGTTGGCGACCGCCTGCGCCTGGCCGACACCGGTCTCATGATCGAGATCGAGAAGGACTTCACCCTGGCCGCTGGTGGCTACGGCGAAGAGGTCAAGTTCGGTGGCGGCAAGACCATCCGCGATGGCATGGCGCAATCGCAGAGAACGCGCGCCGAGGGAGCCGTGGACACGGTGATGACCAACGCCGTCATCGTCGACCACTGGGGCATCGTCAAGGCCGACATCGGTTTGAAAGACGGGCGCATCGTGGCCATCGGCAAGGCCGGCAACCCCGACACGCAACCCGGTGTGGACATCATCATCGGCCCGGGCACCGAGGTCATCAGCTGCGAAGGCAACATCGTCACCGCCGGCGGCATCGACAGCCACATCCACTTCATCTGCCCGCAACAGGTGGACGAAGCCCTCACCTCGGGCATCACCACCATGCTCGGCGGCGGTACCGGCCCGGCCACGGGCACCTTCGCCACCACCTGCACGCCCGGCCCCTGGCACATCGAACGCATGCTGCAGGCCGCCGACGGTCTGCCCATGAACCTGGGTTTTCTGGGCAAGGGCAACGCCAGCCAACCCGCTCCGCTGCACGAGCAGATCAACGCCGGTGTGATTGGCCTGAAATTGCACGAAGACTGGGGCACCACACCGAGTGCCATCAGCAACTGCCTCG is a genomic window of Hydrogenophaga sp. RAC07 containing:
- a CDS encoding urease subunit beta, with the translated sequence MIPGELFTDEGEHALNPGRRTLTLVVKNGADRPIQVGSHYHFAEVNGALDFDRTAARGMRLNIASGTAVRFEPGQQRTVELVDYAGDRVVYGFRGLTQGSL
- a CDS encoding AAA family ATPase, which translates into the protein MTELLPNLALAGYRSFGKQHQYFDRFTKINILIGRNNSGKSNVLRVIKEVLPQIGERGVLKLEPVAAHLPDHPPLQVGIGEAFIDNDSTGFKLPPESQRRGGLPNDHRGQAIESLMAELLARKAKHDGTTLAWSFTTLPDGKPVHDTWVSAMTDMEGPRVQKLWSHLTNSGNGDRKAHWEPQIVERFPLKIPHRTVELIPAIRRIGDSGVEPNGYDGTGIINRLAQLQNPSAENQDQKLRFEAINSFLREVTDRPDARIEIPYERDTILVHMDNKVLPISCLGSGLHEVIILAAAATTLSNQIVCIEEPELHLNPILQKKFIRHLATRTDNQYFITTHSAAIMDTPDAEVYHVTLTDGSSRVERVTTDATRAAVCEDLGYHPSDLLLANCIIWVEGPSDRLYVNWWLRTIDSALIEGIHFSVMFYGGKLAAHISNAETSEGVTEFIQLRRLNRRGVILIDSDKASSHARINETKKRLRDEFDQGPGFAWITSGREVENYLPIDAVASAVSETIPSATRLGGGDRYENLLKIRRASGSDDQASKVEVAKWITVETEPDLQLLDLREQLSRLVDFIRKSNPIGGIRPSA
- a CDS encoding DUF4242 domain-containing protein produces the protein MPKFVIERAIPNVGAISPADLQAISQKSCGVLSEMGPDVQWVHSYVTGDKIYCIYNATSEALVREHARRGGFPADSVARVVTTIDPITAEA
- a CDS encoding tripartite tricarboxylate transporter substrate binding protein — encoded protein: MLKKLVVGALVSTVVATSASVAFAQEWPAAKPVRVIAVFPPGGSVDQVSRILAEALRVQLNQSVIVENIGGASGVIGTAAIAKAAPDGYTFGVVFDTHAVNPALKPNMAFDTLKDLEHITLIGTAPMVLAATKGSPITSFAQLVSEAKAKKTTSYGTIGTGSLGHLAIAQMAKNAGFDWTHVPYKGGGPLMNDAIAGHVPLAVGSLFLIKPHADSGNVTPLAVSTSKRSKDMPNVPTIAESGFPGFDAPAWWGVIGPAKMPPAITSRIHAAVAAALKNPDVAKKLEAQGIDLVGGGPEVFKPFVEKQMTTWSAFIKANNITE
- a CDS encoding response regulator transcription factor, encoding MSEFTLQQTDQLIVLIVDDVPDNVAPLHDALDDAGYTVLVALDGESAIRRATQALPDVVLLDAVMPGIDGFEVARRLKAQPATAHIPIIFMTGLTETEHLVAALDAGGADYVTKPIKPREVMARMGVHLRTARHVRQGAVERSQARNALDAFGYATITVRESDGRLMWQTPLARDLLRNYCGTESPTTPPAVLQWLRRHLGEASEQREPPRLTLENGPRRLTFRLHQRVGDEDGDADAGGDWLIVMQETSDASVLSSVAGAFGLTAREAEVLYWVVKGKINRDIGDIIGASPATVKKHLERIYAKLGVETRTAAAAMAINRVPLLQPQHGG
- a CDS encoding BTAD domain-containing putative transcriptional regulator; this encodes MAMFIQLLGVPQFMGRDGTPVVLRGHKSWGLLAYLVTHEGPASRHHLARLLFEDAEDPLAALRWNLTELRRALGPDSLRGESIVLRRDTDLIIDSDVLRRGSAAEGVQLPGLGRELLEGMGFATSPSFEVWLQAERRRMHATAQAVLHEATLARLADGSVAQALNLASRLVALDPLEENSQVLLVRCLANAGDGIGAARQVAACRELFQRELGVSPGPALSDALRTNTSTVVAGPATGRAGALALLEAGEAAISAGALDAGLQCLRRSIDDANTTGDPVLRARTRVALGSALVHAARGRDAEGATALHEALAIGEVVAPLQVAAACRELGYVEFLLGRYDRALNWVARTDPLVPGEAAEQARLATLKGSILSDTAHYVPAMEQLLQAQSLALDAADGKLGIYADSMVARILVLTGRYDEAVTVLDRCIDQSRKMWTAFLPWPQSFRAEADLRLGRIDEAAYRFENAFALGCQLADPCWEGIAGRGMGLVAAARGDVQGGIAILLDTLQRCMRLPDAYVWGSGYVLDGLCALALAHDDERGPAWVSQLTVMSARSGMRELVARSHWYRGRLGEPGAIEGARQLATQIRNPVLDAHFLRDA
- a CDS encoding urease subunit gamma; the encoded protein is MELTPREKDKLLIFTAALLAERRQARGLKLNYPEAVALISAAVMEGARDGKTVAQLMSEGRNVLTRADVMEGIAEMIPDIQVEASFPDGTKLVTVHQPIP